A genome region from Crossiella equi includes the following:
- a CDS encoding iron ABC transporter permease, whose amino-acid sequence MVLLVALGGVAALLAVLAVSLGSVRIPVPDVVDAVLGEPVSTPSWAFIVTEIRVPRMLTAVLAGAALGVAGLKLQTLFRNPLADPHLLGVNAGASLGVSIVLLGGGASLTGGIALSTVDGVGTVLAASVGAAAVMAVMLVVAAFVRSSVIVIVIGVMVNAFVLALVDMLVYYAQPEAVKTFTDWTSGSFQSVSWSALPVLAGMVAAGLLVAVLSVKRLNLFLLGETYAESLGVSVRAFRWTLMAGGSVLAGAVTAHAGPIAFLGIAAPHLARGLLRTADHRLLVPGAALLGAVIALAAGILTQLPGNDAVLPLNTTLALLGAPVVTWVLVRLGRGRGLEV is encoded by the coding sequence GTGGTGCTGCTGGTCGCGCTCGGCGGCGTCGCCGCCCTGCTCGCCGTGCTCGCGGTGAGCCTGGGCTCGGTGCGCATCCCGGTCCCGGACGTGGTCGACGCGGTGCTCGGCGAGCCCGTGTCCACCCCGTCCTGGGCGTTCATCGTCACCGAGATCCGGGTGCCCCGGATGCTCACCGCGGTGCTCGCGGGCGCCGCGCTGGGCGTGGCCGGGCTGAAGTTGCAGACCCTGTTCCGCAACCCGCTGGCCGACCCGCACCTGCTCGGGGTGAACGCGGGCGCCAGCCTGGGCGTGAGCATCGTGCTGCTGGGCGGCGGCGCCAGCCTCACCGGTGGCATCGCGCTGTCCACTGTGGACGGGGTGGGCACCGTGCTGGCCGCCTCGGTCGGCGCGGCCGCGGTGATGGCGGTGATGCTCGTGGTCGCCGCGTTCGTGCGCAGCTCGGTCATCGTCATCGTGATCGGCGTGATGGTGAACGCGTTCGTGCTGGCCCTGGTGGACATGCTGGTCTACTACGCGCAGCCGGAGGCGGTGAAGACCTTCACCGACTGGACCTCGGGCAGCTTCCAGAGCGTGTCCTGGTCGGCGCTGCCGGTGCTGGCGGGCATGGTGGCCGCGGGCCTGCTGGTCGCGGTGCTCTCGGTCAAGCGGCTCAACCTGTTCCTGCTCGGCGAGACCTACGCGGAGTCCCTCGGCGTGTCCGTGCGGGCCTTCCGGTGGACGCTGATGGCGGGCGGGTCGGTGCTGGCCGGGGCGGTCACCGCGCACGCCGGGCCGATCGCCTTCCTCGGCATCGCCGCCCCGCACCTGGCGCGCGGCCTGCTGCGCACCGCCGACCACCGGCTGCTGGTGCCGGGCGCGGCGCTGCTGGGCGCGGTGATCGCGCTGGCCGCGGGCATCCTCACGCAGCTGCCGGGCAATGACGCGGTGCTGCCGCTGAACACCACCCTGGCCCTGCTCGGCGCGCCCGTGGTGACCTGGGTGCTGGTGCGGCTGGGCCGGGGCCGGGGGCTGGAGGTGTGA
- a CDS encoding ABC transporter substrate-binding protein, which produces MPRTTPAPVAATLVLLLAAGCAPAPAATGGEPGCASGYEAGRDYFPDKVSAQVSTQWQVSYRGSYKVLRVNAGPKTSLEQTDTAPRTYVLPQCGTPAPELTGELAGATVVPVPVRKAVDNPATLLGAFELLAPEALAGYGEFPHKGTAPQHLPGVAKRIKDGTAVQVGHGDKLDVEKVLTLGSQVMFADSGDKSRFDRLAAGGVPVVFYSPFNESPLGSAEQVKLLSLFTNTEAEANTHFDGVRTRYEQLRAKAAAAPKPSVLVGINGHGRDFLAPQNDYLEPTLVRDAGGATVFDLPGKALQRLPMETMVERGATADFWFRPDFVGAGATARSILAAEPRLSRITALTSGKGIDRADPRVYSAAGLANPDKLLADLVGVLHPDLLPGHRLEFLRRIEGG; this is translated from the coding sequence ATGCCCCGCACCACCCCCGCACCGGTCGCCGCCACGCTGGTGCTGCTGCTCGCCGCCGGGTGCGCCCCGGCGCCCGCCGCCACCGGCGGGGAACCGGGCTGCGCGAGCGGGTACGAGGCGGGCCGCGACTACTTCCCGGACAAGGTGAGCGCGCAGGTCAGCACGCAGTGGCAGGTCAGCTACCGGGGCAGCTACAAGGTGCTGCGGGTCAACGCGGGCCCGAAGACCTCCCTGGAGCAGACCGACACCGCGCCGAGGACCTACGTGCTGCCCCAGTGCGGCACGCCTGCCCCGGAGCTGACCGGCGAGCTCGCGGGCGCGACGGTCGTCCCGGTGCCGGTGCGCAAGGCCGTGGACAACCCGGCGACCCTGCTCGGCGCGTTCGAGCTGCTCGCCCCGGAGGCACTGGCCGGGTACGGCGAGTTCCCGCACAAGGGCACCGCGCCCCAGCACCTGCCGGGCGTCGCCAAGCGGATCAAGGACGGCACCGCGGTGCAGGTCGGGCACGGTGACAAGCTCGACGTGGAGAAGGTGCTCACCCTCGGCTCGCAGGTCATGTTCGCCGACAGCGGCGACAAGTCCCGCTTCGACCGGCTGGCCGCGGGCGGTGTGCCGGTCGTCTTCTACTCCCCGTTCAACGAGTCCCCGCTGGGCAGCGCCGAACAGGTGAAGCTGCTGTCCCTGTTCACCAACACCGAGGCCGAGGCGAACACGCACTTCGACGGCGTGCGCACCCGGTACGAGCAGCTGCGCGCGAAGGCCGCGGCCGCGCCGAAGCCGAGCGTGCTGGTGGGCATCAACGGCCACGGCCGCGACTTCCTCGCCCCGCAGAACGACTACCTGGAACCCACGCTGGTGCGCGACGCGGGCGGTGCCACCGTGTTCGACCTGCCCGGCAAGGCCCTGCAGCGCCTGCCCATGGAGACCATGGTCGAGCGGGGCGCGACCGCGGACTTCTGGTTCCGCCCGGACTTCGTCGGCGCGGGCGCCACCGCCAGGAGCATCCTGGCCGCCGAGCCCCGGCTCAGCCGCATCACCGCTCTGACCAGCGGGAAGGGCATCGACCGCGCCGACCCGAGGGTGTACTCGGCGGCCGGGCTGGCCAACCCGGACAAGCTGCTGGCCGACCTGGTCGGCGTGCTGCACCCCGACCTGCTCCCCGGCCACCGGCTGGAGTTCCTCCGCCGGATCGAGGGGGGCTGA
- the hisC gene encoding histidinol-phosphate transaminase: protein MPVRVRADLASMPDYVPGRKIAGAINLASNEVSYPPPAAIVEALKDAAESVHRYPAMGSDDLVAAVAREFGLEAAQIAIGCGSVALCQQLVQAMCTAQDEVLFAWRSFEAYPIVTQVVGAVRHTVPLAPGYRHDLEATLAAVNERTRLIFVSNPLNPTGTALRRAELTDFLDRVPEDVLVVLDEAYREFVTDPEVPDGLELARGRQNVAVLRTFSKAYGLAGSRVGYCVADPAIAAGVRKVAIPFSVNRFAHAAALASLSVQDELFARCRDISAERERVRTELRAMGFDVPESQANFVWLPLGEDAARFNEHCVEQKVVLRAFAGDGVRVTIGTPEENDAMLAAARTYRA, encoded by the coding sequence ATGCCCGTGCGCGTCAGAGCCGACCTCGCGTCCATGCCCGACTACGTCCCCGGTCGCAAGATCGCCGGGGCGATCAACCTCGCCAGCAACGAGGTGTCCTACCCGCCGCCCGCCGCGATCGTCGAGGCGCTCAAGGATGCCGCCGAGAGCGTGCACCGCTACCCGGCGATGGGCAGCGACGACCTGGTGGCGGCCGTGGCGCGTGAGTTCGGGCTGGAGGCGGCACAGATCGCCATCGGCTGCGGCTCGGTCGCGCTGTGCCAGCAGCTGGTGCAGGCCATGTGCACGGCGCAGGACGAGGTGCTCTTCGCCTGGCGCTCCTTCGAGGCCTACCCGATCGTCACCCAGGTGGTCGGCGCGGTCCGGCACACCGTGCCGCTGGCCCCCGGCTACCGGCACGACCTGGAGGCCACGCTCGCCGCCGTCAACGAGCGCACCCGCCTGATCTTCGTGAGCAACCCGCTCAACCCGACCGGCACCGCGCTGCGCCGCGCCGAGCTGACCGACTTCCTGGACCGCGTGCCCGAGGACGTCCTGGTCGTACTGGACGAGGCCTACCGGGAGTTCGTCACCGACCCCGAGGTGCCGGACGGCCTGGAGCTGGCGCGCGGGCGGCAGAACGTCGCGGTGCTGCGCACCTTCTCCAAGGCCTACGGCCTGGCCGGTTCGCGCGTGGGCTACTGCGTGGCCGACCCGGCGATCGCTGCCGGGGTGCGCAAGGTGGCGATCCCGTTCTCGGTCAACCGGTTCGCGCACGCCGCTGCGCTGGCCTCGTTGTCGGTCCAGGACGAGCTGTTCGCGCGCTGCCGGGACATCTCCGCCGAGCGCGAGCGCGTGCGCACCGAGCTGCGCGCGATGGGCTTCGACGTGCCGGAGTCCCAGGCCAACTTCGTGTGGCTGCCGCTGGGCGAGGACGCGGCGCGGTTCAACGAGCACTGCGTGGAGCAGAAGGTGGTGCTGCGCGCGTTCGCCGGTGACGGCGTGCGGGTCACGATCGGCACCCCGGAGGAGAACGACGCGATGCTGGCCGCGGCCCGCACCTACCGGGCCTGA
- a CDS encoding HAD-IIA family hydrolase: MGVLRGSAEPLALRYRTALLDLDGVVYRGAVAVEHAVESLAQARRHALRTLFVTNNASRTPAEVATLISGFGLPVDPSDVVTSAQAAATLAAAHVPRGAPVLVVGGPAVETALSAVGLRTVRSAQDSPAAVVQGFAPDVDWRQLAEASYAVAKGLPWIVSNMDLAVPREGGIAPGNGALATAVHLATGRNPLVAGKPERAIFTESLTRGEGPHLVVGDGLHTDIEGATNSSLDSLLVLTGVTTVRALATAPVPHRPTYLAMDLRGLLVPHPSPEITTTHVRCGTWTAEVAGGALHLSTSDPTALSDGARALCLAAWSHPDASVEPALAVWAEMGERARAA, encoded by the coding sequence GTGGGGGTCCTGCGGGGCAGTGCCGAACCGCTGGCGCTGCGCTACCGCACCGCCCTGCTGGACCTGGACGGCGTGGTCTACCGCGGCGCGGTCGCGGTCGAACACGCCGTGGAGTCCCTGGCCCAGGCGCGCCGCCACGCCCTGCGGACCCTCTTCGTCACCAACAACGCGAGCCGCACCCCGGCCGAGGTGGCCACCCTGATCAGCGGCTTCGGCCTCCCGGTCGACCCGTCGGACGTGGTCACCTCGGCCCAGGCGGCAGCCACCCTGGCGGCGGCCCACGTCCCCCGGGGCGCCCCGGTCCTGGTCGTGGGCGGCCCGGCGGTGGAGACCGCCCTGTCCGCGGTGGGCCTGCGCACGGTCCGCTCGGCCCAGGACTCCCCGGCCGCCGTGGTCCAGGGCTTCGCCCCGGACGTCGACTGGCGCCAGCTCGCCGAAGCGAGCTACGCGGTCGCCAAGGGCCTGCCCTGGATCGTGTCCAACATGGACCTGGCCGTCCCGCGCGAGGGCGGCATCGCCCCGGGCAACGGCGCCCTGGCCACCGCCGTCCACCTGGCCACCGGCCGAAACCCGCTGGTAGCGGGCAAACCCGAACGCGCGATCTTCACCGAGTCCCTCACCCGCGGCGAAGGCCCGCACCTGGTGGTCGGCGACGGCCTGCACACCGACATCGAGGGCGCCACCAACTCCTCCCTGGACAGTCTCCTGGTCCTGACGGGCGTGACCACGGTCCGCGCCCTGGCCACGGCCCCGGTGCCGCACCGCCCCACGTACCTGGCGATGGACCTGCGGGGCTTGCTGGTCCCGCACCCCTCCCCGGAGATCACCACCACCCACGTCCGCTGCGGCACCTGGACGGCCGAGGTCGCAGGCGGCGCACTCCACCTGTCCACCTCGGACCCGACAGCCCTCTCGGACGGCGCCCGAGCCCTGTGCCTGGCGGCGTGGTCACACCCGGACGCCTCGGTGGAGCCCGCGCTGGCGGTGTGGGCCGAGATGGGCGAACGAGCCCGGGCAGCCTGA
- a CDS encoding DUF3558 domain-containing protein — MTKTLLISLVTVAVVAGCGTPGPGGASDTATPATSQSASGAPALPQPEIDVTKFLANPCTMITSKQAADVIGGATGTPWTESTLGPACRWRLPSDPAKLTFLLTLDKTSGGIAELFRRPKNYQVFEPTTAGGQPGVIALPEDLRQQGDCSLEIGLAKDVLLRVSIRLGSIGNTPEERSNPCPRAVGIAEKAITTMKAGG, encoded by the coding sequence ATGACCAAGACTCTGCTGATCTCGCTGGTGACGGTCGCCGTGGTGGCTGGGTGCGGCACCCCCGGGCCCGGGGGTGCCAGTGATACCGCCACACCCGCGACCTCGCAGTCCGCCAGCGGCGCTCCCGCGTTGCCGCAGCCGGAGATCGACGTGACGAAGTTCCTGGCCAACCCCTGCACGATGATCACCTCGAAGCAGGCTGCCGACGTCATCGGCGGTGCGACAGGGACCCCGTGGACCGAGAGCACCCTGGGGCCTGCCTGTCGGTGGCGGCTGCCCAGTGATCCCGCGAAGCTCACGTTCTTGCTGACCCTGGACAAGACCTCAGGCGGCATCGCTGAGCTGTTCCGCCGACCGAAGAACTACCAGGTGTTCGAGCCGACCACCGCGGGCGGCCAGCCCGGTGTCATCGCCCTGCCAGAGGACCTGCGGCAGCAGGGCGACTGCTCACTCGAGATTGGCTTGGCCAAGGACGTCCTCCTCCGCGTGAGCATCAGGCTGGGCAGCATCGGCAACACGCCCGAAGAGCGGAGCAATCCCTGCCCTCGGGCGGTGGGGATCGCGGAGAAGGCCATCACCACCATGAAAGCGGGGGGCTGA
- a CDS encoding ESX secretion-associated protein EspG — MLRTRVVVSALAYDVVWEAERLGDKHNALLTASPGATWEQRLEYARAALRELTEAGLADGESVHPDLVAALRLLARPQHEVYGWFTPEPGSPAVGVLAAASGTDAVLAVLHDGWLTLEPVEAGKLPEAVARLLPERNALRTTVLSFPLDESTVDEQGLLRRVGGRDGGAARAQRLFERERLGAGQFRVARRDGNGVREIAEFPLDYVDTEAGRYLACRQPGPDGAPWGLVLPGTPTELVQRLRGQLQGPLTRPQPV, encoded by the coding sequence GTGCTGCGCACACGGGTGGTCGTCTCGGCCCTGGCCTACGACGTGGTGTGGGAGGCCGAGCGGTTGGGGGACAAGCACAACGCGTTGCTCACCGCCTCGCCCGGGGCGACCTGGGAGCAGCGCCTGGAGTACGCCCGGGCCGCCCTGCGCGAGCTCACCGAGGCCGGGCTCGCCGACGGGGAGTCCGTGCACCCCGACCTGGTGGCCGCGCTGCGGCTGCTCGCCCGGCCCCAGCACGAGGTGTACGGGTGGTTCACGCCCGAGCCCGGCAGCCCCGCCGTCGGGGTGCTCGCCGCCGCCAGCGGGACCGACGCGGTGCTGGCCGTGCTGCACGACGGGTGGCTCACCCTCGAACCGGTCGAGGCGGGCAAGCTGCCGGAGGCCGTCGCGCGGCTGCTGCCCGAGCGGAACGCCTTGCGCACCACAGTGCTCAGCTTCCCACTCGATGAGTCCACTGTGGACGAACAGGGGCTGCTGCGGCGGGTCGGCGGACGGGACGGCGGTGCCGCGCGGGCGCAGCGGCTGTTCGAGCGGGAGCGCCTCGGGGCCGGGCAGTTCCGGGTCGCCCGGCGGGACGGGAACGGTGTGCGCGAGATCGCCGAGTTCCCCCTCGACTACGTCGACACCGAGGCCGGGCGCTACCTGGCGTGTAGGCAGCCCGGACCAGACGGCGCGCCGTGGGGGCTCGTGCTGCCCGGCACGCCCACCGAGCTCGTCCAGCGGCTGCGCGGCCAGCTCCAAGGGCCGCTGACTCGGCCGCAACCGGTCTGA
- a CDS encoding chitinase C-terminal domain-containing protein, with protein sequence MLRKVPLFTALVALLASVLFVALDSPRSQAEVPSASANEDCRPDGLYRTPNVNTPYCLAYDTNGREKMGADHPRRIIGYFTSWRTGKNGQPGYLAKDIPWSKVTHLNYAFAHVGADNKASVGGNTPDNPSIGMEWPGVPGAELDPALPYKGHFNLLNKYKRQYPDVKTLISIGGWAETGGFIDDNGNRVASGGFYTMTDSQATINTFADSVVDLVRRYGFNGADIDYEYATSMPNSGNPLDFSFSNPRRARLMAGYTALMKTLREKLDAASAADGKYYLLTVAAPSSGYMLRGQETYQVVQYLDYVNIMSYDLHGAWNHFVGPNASLFDDGKDAELAAGNVYSTPQYGGIGYLNGDWAMHYFRGAMQAGRINLGVPYYTRGHRGVSGGTNGLWGKAALPDQSKCPAGTGGSVGSTTPCGNGAIGADNIWHDKDAAGKEVPAGSNPLWHAKNLQDGKLGSYAAQYGLTPATDPDDAITGTYTRHYDSTLVAPWLWNEQKKVFLSTEDEQSIAAKAQYVLDKGFGGIMIWELAGDYAKDTAKNEYFIGSTLTTTMYDKFRTGTAYGNRKATTPTPAEALDVTVEFGQFPVGDANYPISPKAKITNNSSVTIPGAAEFQFDHGTSAPANMQQQSGWTIANVTTGHSGPNIGGLKGALNRVSLKLPNWQTLAPGASAEVAIVYYLPITTPSNFTLSFGGKTYGLKQDYARGSGGGTSTTTTTSTTTSTTTSTTTTTTTPPPACSAPAWDRGATYTQGNEVAHKGRKWKAQWWTQGEEPGTTGEWGVWRDQGAC encoded by the coding sequence GTGCTCAGGAAGGTGCCGCTGTTCACCGCCCTGGTCGCCTTGCTCGCCAGCGTGCTCTTCGTGGCGCTGGACAGTCCACGGTCCCAGGCGGAGGTGCCCAGCGCCTCGGCCAACGAGGACTGCCGTCCCGACGGCCTGTACCGCACGCCGAACGTGAACACGCCCTACTGCCTGGCCTACGACACCAACGGCCGGGAGAAGATGGGCGCGGACCACCCCCGGCGCATCATCGGCTACTTCACCAGCTGGCGCACCGGCAAGAACGGCCAGCCGGGTTACCTGGCTAAGGACATCCCCTGGAGCAAGGTCACCCACCTCAACTACGCCTTCGCGCACGTCGGCGCGGACAACAAGGCCTCCGTCGGCGGGAACACCCCGGACAACCCCTCCATCGGCATGGAGTGGCCGGGTGTGCCCGGTGCCGAGCTCGACCCGGCGCTGCCCTACAAGGGCCACTTCAACCTGCTCAACAAGTACAAAAGGCAGTACCCGGACGTGAAGACGCTGATCTCCATCGGCGGCTGGGCGGAGACCGGCGGTTTCATCGACGACAACGGCAACCGCGTGGCCAGTGGCGGTTTCTACACCATGACCGACTCCCAGGCCACCATCAACACCTTCGCCGACTCGGTGGTGGACCTGGTGCGCCGCTACGGGTTCAACGGCGCGGACATCGACTACGAGTACGCGACCTCGATGCCCAACTCCGGCAACCCGCTCGACTTCTCCTTCTCCAACCCGCGCCGCGCCCGTCTGATGGCCGGGTACACCGCGCTGATGAAGACCCTGCGCGAGAAGCTGGACGCCGCCTCCGCCGCGGACGGCAAGTACTACCTGCTGACCGTGGCCGCGCCCTCCTCCGGCTACATGCTGCGCGGCCAGGAGACCTACCAGGTCGTGCAGTACCTGGACTACGTCAACATCATGTCCTACGACCTGCACGGCGCCTGGAACCACTTCGTCGGCCCGAACGCCAGCCTGTTCGACGACGGCAAGGACGCCGAGCTCGCCGCGGGCAACGTCTACTCCACCCCGCAGTACGGTGGCATCGGCTACCTCAACGGCGACTGGGCCATGCACTACTTCCGGGGCGCCATGCAGGCCGGGCGCATCAACCTCGGCGTGCCGTACTACACCCGAGGCCACCGGGGCGTCTCCGGCGGTACCAACGGCCTGTGGGGCAAGGCCGCGCTGCCCGACCAGTCCAAGTGCCCGGCGGGCACCGGCGGCTCGGTCGGCTCCACCACCCCGTGCGGCAACGGCGCGATCGGCGCGGACAACATCTGGCATGACAAGGACGCGGCGGGCAAGGAGGTCCCGGCGGGCTCGAACCCGTTGTGGCACGCCAAGAACCTCCAGGACGGCAAACTCGGCAGCTATGCCGCGCAGTACGGCCTGACCCCGGCCACCGACCCGGACGACGCGATCACCGGCACCTACACCCGGCACTACGACAGCACCCTGGTCGCCCCGTGGCTGTGGAACGAGCAGAAGAAGGTGTTCCTGTCCACTGAGGACGAACAGTCCATCGCGGCCAAGGCGCAGTACGTGCTGGACAAGGGCTTCGGCGGCATCATGATCTGGGAGCTGGCGGGCGACTACGCCAAGGACACCGCGAAGAACGAGTACTTCATCGGGTCCACGCTGACCACCACGATGTACGACAAGTTCCGCACCGGCACCGCCTACGGCAACCGCAAGGCCACCACGCCCACGCCCGCCGAGGCGCTGGACGTGACCGTGGAGTTCGGCCAGTTCCCGGTCGGCGACGCCAACTACCCGATCAGCCCCAAGGCCAAGATCACCAACAACTCCTCGGTGACCATTCCCGGCGCGGCCGAGTTCCAGTTCGACCACGGCACCTCGGCCCCGGCCAACATGCAGCAGCAGTCCGGCTGGACCATCGCCAATGTCACCACCGGCCACAGCGGCCCGAACATCGGCGGTCTCAAGGGCGCGCTCAACCGCGTGTCGCTGAAGCTGCCGAACTGGCAGACCCTGGCGCCGGGCGCCAGCGCCGAGGTGGCCATCGTCTACTACCTGCCGATCACCACGCCGTCGAACTTCACGCTCTCCTTCGGCGGCAAGACCTACGGGCTCAAGCAGGACTACGCCCGGGGCAGCGGCGGCGGCACCAGCACGACAACGACGACGAGCACCACCACCAGCACCACGACGAGCACGACCACCACGACGACCACCCCGCCCCCGGCGTGCTCGGCACCGGCCTGGGACCGGGGCGCGACCTACACCCAGGGCAACGAGGTCGCGCACAAGGGCCGCAAGTGGAAGGCCCAGTGGTGGACGCAGGGCGAGGAGCCCGGCACCACCGGCGAATGGGGCGTCTGGCGCGACCAGGGCGCCTGCTAG
- a CDS encoding DUF4429 domain-containing protein — protein sequence MSYALELAGDNATWFFDQGHVRIVYKTGMLANTLLKKLGERTVPDTALAGVVLVQDTRNPVLSLRLRPGACPLLEAARGQLPDRGDPYRLVVPAAKRDLAEHYAAHLRDRVGLNPDADRAAPDFLLSAPPPPSRVKSWQGEASFDGAVLTFSPDRETARKAKVTAGPQHVPVGDILGVEWATPAGGSGHFRVRTTGSPSFTLEPDVDPHAIVFGFGPGTTADSLSFTATVLAALPPRTGEPAAGGSLAATTDEVVAAIRKLGELRELGLLTEEEFSAKKAELLSRL from the coding sequence GTGAGCTACGCGCTGGAGCTGGCGGGGGACAACGCCACCTGGTTCTTCGACCAGGGCCACGTCCGCATCGTCTACAAGACGGGCATGCTGGCCAACACCCTGCTGAAGAAGCTCGGCGAGCGCACCGTGCCGGACACCGCCCTGGCCGGGGTCGTGCTGGTGCAGGACACCCGCAACCCCGTTCTCTCGTTACGGCTGCGCCCGGGCGCGTGCCCCTTGCTGGAGGCGGCCCGCGGCCAGCTGCCCGACCGCGGCGACCCGTACCGGCTGGTGGTGCCCGCCGCCAAGCGCGACCTGGCCGAGCACTACGCCGCCCACCTGCGCGACCGCGTCGGCCTCAACCCCGACGCCGACCGGGCCGCACCGGACTTCCTGCTCAGCGCCCCGCCCCCGCCCAGCCGCGTGAAGAGCTGGCAGGGCGAGGCCAGCTTCGACGGCGCGGTGCTGACCTTCAGCCCGGACCGGGAGACCGCGCGCAAGGCCAAGGTCACCGCCGGACCGCAGCACGTGCCGGTCGGCGACATCCTCGGTGTGGAGTGGGCGACCCCGGCCGGTGGCTCCGGGCACTTCCGCGTGCGCACCACCGGCTCGCCCTCGTTCACGCTGGAGCCCGACGTCGACCCGCACGCGATCGTCTTCGGCTTCGGCCCGGGCACCACGGCGGACAGCCTGTCCTTCACCGCCACCGTGCTCGCCGCGCTCCCGCCGCGCACCGGCGAGCCCGCCGCCGGAGGATCGCTGGCCGCGACCACCGACGAGGTGGTCGCGGCCATCCGCAAGCTCGGTGAGCTGCGCGAGCTCGGGCTGCTGACCGAGGAGGAGTTCAGCGCGAAGAAGGCCGAGCTGCTCAGCCGCCTGTGA
- a CDS encoding SigB/SigF/SigG family RNA polymerase sigma factor — protein sequence MTQAGQPAESTSSDSGRYDHLKPLFREFSALAAEDPRRQELREQLVTGHLPVAKHIARRFSQRGEPQEDLTQVATLGLINAVDRFDPERGVDFLSFAVPTVMGEVRRHFRDASWAVRVPRRLKELHLSISAATSELSQRLGRAPTPSEIASHLGLSREEVYEGLEATNAYRSASLDDLLIADDDSVSLGDALGEEDTGLAEVEYRESLQPLLAQLPERERTIVVLRFFGNMTQTQIADRVGISQMHVSRLLGRTLATLREKLLDDEGK from the coding sequence GTGACCCAGGCCGGACAGCCGGCCGAGTCCACCTCCAGCGACTCCGGCCGATACGACCACTTGAAGCCGCTGTTCCGCGAGTTCTCGGCGCTGGCGGCGGAGGACCCGCGCCGCCAGGAGCTGCGGGAACAGCTGGTCACCGGGCACCTGCCGGTGGCCAAGCACATCGCGCGCCGGTTCAGCCAGCGCGGGGAGCCCCAGGAGGACCTGACCCAGGTCGCCACGCTGGGCCTGATCAACGCGGTGGACCGGTTCGACCCCGAGCGCGGGGTCGACTTCCTGTCCTTCGCGGTGCCCACGGTGATGGGCGAGGTGCGGCGGCACTTCCGCGACGCCAGCTGGGCGGTGCGGGTGCCGCGGCGGCTCAAGGAGCTGCACCTGTCGATCAGCGCGGCCACCAGCGAGCTGTCCCAGCGCCTCGGTCGCGCGCCGACGCCCAGCGAGATCGCCTCCCACCTCGGCCTGTCCCGCGAGGAGGTCTACGAGGGCCTGGAGGCCACCAACGCCTACCGCAGCGCCTCGCTGGACGACCTGCTCATCGCCGACGACGACTCGGTCTCCCTCGGGGACGCGCTCGGCGAGGAGGACACCGGCCTGGCCGAGGTCGAGTACCGGGAGTCCCTGCAACCGCTGCTGGCGCAGCTGCCGGAGCGGGAGCGCACGATCGTGGTGCTGCGCTTCTTCGGCAACATGACGCAGACGCAGATCGCCGACCGGGTCGGCATCTCGCAGATGCACGTCTCCCGCCTGCTGGGCCGCACGCTGGCCACGCTGCGGGAGAAGCTGCTCGACGACGAGGGCAAGTAG
- a CDS encoding ATP-binding protein, with the protein MSQPETASEPVVHPVEVRISATPLQISSVRAVAADLAMREDFDLDAIADLKLAVDEVCSTLVRSAAPGVVLTCQFRSGGGRIEVTASVLSASDATPRKDSFGWQVLTTLADEVDAAVAPAQDGFHLVRIDLAKRSTPVVGG; encoded by the coding sequence GTGTCACAGCCCGAAACGGCGTCCGAGCCGGTGGTCCACCCGGTCGAGGTGCGCATCAGTGCCACCCCGCTGCAGATCTCGTCGGTGCGCGCCGTCGCCGCCGATCTGGCGATGCGCGAGGACTTCGACCTGGACGCGATCGCGGACCTGAAGCTCGCCGTGGACGAGGTGTGCTCCACGCTGGTCCGCTCGGCCGCGCCAGGCGTGGTGCTGACCTGCCAGTTCCGCTCCGGCGGCGGGCGGATCGAGGTCACCGCGAGCGTGCTGTCGGCCAGTGACGCCACCCCGCGCAAGGACTCCTTCGGCTGGCAGGTCCTGACCACCCTCGCCGACGAGGTCGACGCCGCCGTGGCGCCCGCGCAGGACGGGTTCCACCTGGTGCGCATCGACCTGGCGAAGAGGAGCACCCCGGTGGTGGGCGGGTGA